One stretch of Ipomoea triloba cultivar NCNSP0323 chromosome 8, ASM357664v1 DNA includes these proteins:
- the LOC116027986 gene encoding uncharacterized protein LOC116027986, producing MDETPTIVASNECRSPSASSQPATDTVSRRSQSKGETRSNADPTLAGNTPCYAGKKNIRKQRRETPLLSLTRITSSHHRTAWEREGPSAIAAARKELRLPVALSTSNRLRERHSLGWSARCLLVGEEEHYWFAAR from the exons ATGGATGAAACGCCAACGATCGTCGCCTCCAACGAATGTAGATCGCCATCCGCCAGCAGCCAGCCGGCGACGGACACCGTCTCTCGCCGTTCGCAGTCGAAGGGAGAAACACGAAGCAACGCAGA TCCTACGCTCGCCGGAAACACTCCATGCTACGCCGGGAAGAAGAACATCCGAAAACAGAGGAGGGAGACGCCGCTGCTGTCACTAACCCGCATCACAAGCTCGCACCACCGTACTGCCTGGGAGAGGGAGGGACCATCCGCCATAGCCGCTGCTCGGAAGGAGCTGAGGTTGCCGGTGGCCCTGTCCACGTCGAATCGGCTGAGAGAGAGACACAGCCTAGGATGGTCTGCTCGCTGCTTGCTAGTTGGAGAGGAGGAGCACTACTGGTTCGCAGCTCGCTGA
- the LOC116028099 gene encoding uncharacterized protein LOC116028099 — protein MELGFSLKIWMPYLRLWFPNNLPLSSTKSPPSPANRALLGCSNVGATSPPPIVAIACRKSPTCLKTFVATQSGESLVGRVLHQVQGVQIPASRTHQDALQALRETALGEIAKSVETGNGFYTDGYESVFVLGPCEGDLGSGNYVKITVEKSKSTCSSAISAQMYLQQCYITLQKQWQLSWEDWPVWPGVGSCLSAIHKISFQEKDPFQVQHGG, from the coding sequence ATGGAACTTGGGTTTTCTCTCAAAATCTGGATGCCCTATTTGAGACTCTGGTTTCCCAATAATCTGCCGCTAAGTTCTACAAAATCGCCGCCGTCGCCGGCCAATCGAGCATTACTAGGTTGTTCCAATGTCGGGGCGACCTCTCCGCCTCCGATTGTAGCGATTGCGTGTAGAAAATCACCGACATGTCTAAAAACCTTTGTGGCAACTCAATCGGGGGAGAGTCTAGTTGGTCGGGTATTACATCAGGTACAAGGTGTCCAGATTCCGGCAAGTCGGACCCACCAAGATGCTCTACAAGCTCTACGGGAAACCGCGCTTGGGGAGATCGCGAAGAGCGTGGAAACCGGCAACGGGTTCTACACTGACGGCTATGAATCGGTCTTCGTCCTTGGCCCGTGCGAAGGCGATTTGGGAAGCGGCAACTATGTGAAAATCACGGTAGAGAAATCAAAGAGCACCTGCAGCTCCGCTATTTCCGCCCAGATGTATCTCCAACAGTGCTACATAACACTCCAAAAACAGTGGCAATTATCTTGGGAGGATTGGCCGGTGTGGCCTGGGGTTGGTTCTTGCTTGTCTGCTATTCACAAAATCAGCTTTCAAGAAAAAGACCCATTCCAAGTACAACATGGAGGATAA